In Aedes aegypti strain LVP_AGWG unplaced genomic scaffold, AaegL5.0 Primary Assembly AGWG_AaegL5_hic_scaff_754_PBJ_arrow, whole genome shotgun sequence, the DNA window TTGCTATAGGCAGTATCTGCAGAATCTCCTGTGAGAATATGGCGTGCCGATCAAGAGTtagctgcagaggattagccatgcccaggctggtcccttgtaacattgtttaagtcgactaggagaagcagtttgccaatgctacttctgctacatgtgttaaGTGCTATATGCACTTGCCCCTCCCCTCCGGAATAGCGAGACACACGTCTTACCTCTACCACTGCCTGACTACGAAAGAGGAGGATGCATCGTGTTGTGCGATCGGGTGAGCTGACTGACCGGTTACATGTTGTAGAGTTGGATAGAGCTGTGTATGAACGGTCAAGGTGTTTATATAAAGTAGAATATTGTCAGTTCGTTTATGATGCAGAGAACTATATACATAAACCCACACAACATTAATTTGAGGTATTtactaaaacaaatattttggacTCTCTGAACCTTCAGTTTATAAACAGTTTCAGTGGAATATTTCTCTATAAAGAATTTCTGTAATACAATGCAAATGATTactttattattttcataacaattgTGCAACAGAAAAATTGTAATTGGGACAATGTTCTTGTAACCAACATCTGATaaatgctttaaaaaatcaccTTCATTTCAAATACGGCTAATATACCTCACGGATAAATTACTCAGTAAATTGAATCAAAAGCATGCAAATCGAATACAGAGTTCTATGtatctgaaaaatataaaaatgattttgtttttcatatgcCTGAAACTTTGTAGATGAAACTTATACTATATCATACTTACGCTCAAATAAGCCGACATATCAAGAGGTGTAAAGATAGCTGTTAGATTGAGAGGAGCTTGGGCACCGTTCAGAAGTAAAAGAAAAGATTTCTGATTTCGCACGGACAGCCTGTACCATTGTAAGGACCATACATCAACGAGCAATTTGTCACACTAGAATATAAACGAGATCgtattttgttgttgttgataGAATGGATTCTAGTAATGGTGTATACTTTGATTTGCCAGTAGGTACCAAGAGAACAGACAAAAAGTAGCTGACATGTTGCAATCAATACGAGAAGTAAACCGGTAGCCCAATTTATCTAAAAGTAAATGTTAAAACTCGAGGTACGTATTATTTTCGAAGATACGACGCATACATACCAATATTAAGGCGCACATCGAAACTATCATAATGAATGATAGAACACCCAATGTGGTGAGGAAATATCCACTGAACTTGCTCTCCAAATCTGACATGTACAACATCAGATGTTGATGTAGCTTGACAATTCTCGTGATCTGCTCTGTTATTTGCTGCTCACTGGCGCCATCCTCGATCATAGTATTTAGATCCTGTAACATTGCTCCGATCGCATCTATTTGACCACACCCCGTAAGCAAATACACTATAAACGTGGCATCAGTTGAATATGTTCCAACCACCACATAGAAAAAGCAAATTGCTTGAATCACAATATTTACTGAGTAGGCAATCCAATTCTCGGAATGTGACCACTCAAATACAAAAGGTAATAACCGTTTCGATGAGATTACACTGTACAGTAGAAATGGAGCTGTCATCAATATCAAAAGAGTGAACAGATATATTACAACCAACTGCAAAACAACATatgtaaattttgcatttttaaacaATGCTTTCTTAACGGTTTCACTGCCAACATGGTTGTTCTCAAAATATATAAGATTTAGCTTGTGAAGTTCAACCATATTTTGGCGACCATACAAAAAAGTGTAGAGTTTAGCCAGCATCTTTTAATGGAAGAAGATAACTGATTAGAACTTTTTATCAATAGTATCAAATGAAAACTTACCTGAATTGAGAATCCAATCGTAGTTacatttatcaatattttttcaatatcatcACGATAATAATACATTGAAGAAGTGAAAAGATAAACATAGATGCAATGCATGCAAACTGCCAGAGCAAATGGAAACGTAAGCACAATGGATTTGCTTTTGAACATATTAGCTCCAATGATCGCATTATATTTGTCGATCTTTTCTACCAtttcatggtaaaattgaacaGCTGAATTAATTTTGTACCTGAACACGTAGTAACGGCTCAGCGTTTCTATAAGATCCATAGTGAAGTTTTCTCCCAAATGTGAATCGCCTGTTGCATTGTACCTTTGATTTAAATAAAATACTCTATCCTAACAAGAATTGTATGTCTTATTTCTCATAATTAATTACATCAAATGCACGTAATTAAGCATTGATCAATTTGTCTAATGTGACGAAATAATTGGATGAAGGGCACCAGTCATGTGCTTTATTCACACAATCTAAATGGTATTTGCATTATTCACGTGTCTGACCGTGTGATCTACTGATACCCACCAATGAAAAACCACCAGTTGGCTATTTTCTCATCTTCTTAACACCTAGGGCATGGAGTGAAGTGACCGTGAACCTGTCTCAGAGGGCTCAAACCAAGATgtttggtaccgtaatccgggggcaaattgatcagtgGGGCGAGTTTGATCAAgtcggtaccaaaaaacatttcctccgaAGGATGCTGAAAGCTTGGTTGGCACCACAGATATTCAATGTTTTCTAGTTAatggatgtctaatgatgatgttgcactatttcatttttattaggctcagttttgcatagaaatattcactctttttgaaggtgtaagcaataaaatgatcaaaaactggagttgtaagaattttgacatcattttcagattcaggagacctaaatttagtagatacggacatttttcattcttaaacctgctttgttatatggtgatcaatttcgccccagtgtttcattttaattttttgatattaaaactatttttatgatatgttaaatattatttcatgaaaattcgattacataaactgataaagattaatggagtactgattttgtcgaaatttatttgacaatatttgaattcccaaGGGTAACACAACCAAAAGTtgtaaaaaagtgatcaatttatttgcccccggattacggtaccatcaTGCCGGATGACATTGGGTCTAGGAGATTTCGCCCTTTTCATATGATGGTTTGTATGAACGTCAAAAACCTAACGTAGCTTGtcacatttttattattattctgTTTTTAGTTTGCTGTTGAAATAGTGGTCCAATGTCCTCTCATGAGCTACTAATcgactagtcgagtctagtacacgacactgaagacggccttacagttgtggTCGAAATATACATATctttcaaaggatacaaactctagtgcagtgtttcccaaacttttttgactttcgcccccttgaggccaacatATATCAGAATCGCCCCCCCAAATGAATATATGTATAATAGGTTTACTATTGTGATACTCTTGGCTATAAATCGTAAGTCAGTCCgatgcattttcgtcaaaattgagttgatgtTATTTTTCAACGTAAAATTAGGGAAACCATCAAACCAAATTGTCCCGTAACGAAATGTATCCGTATATCAATCATATTAAATATTTCCACAACGTGTTCAatataaataaggaacaaaaaaaactaattcaacgagcattttatttttaattctgtGGTAGAAAGTGCAACAAATgttttacttcaaaaatatacCCAACGACATCTGTGACATATAACTATTGAGATTTACTTTTTTTAAATCTCAGATTCATGATTCACgatttaaaacattttgtttttgacaatcGTCAAGTTTTGTCtatcaggatatttttttatcagtgAATTACAACCAAATAGAGGCAAAATAAATAGGTTGCCTATAATGTTCATGATCCTTTAATTTTACTACTAgtactttcgccccctttctatgCGTTTTCGTcccccaaattcagttttacaaattttcgcccccctgaacctgaaaatcgcccccaggggggcgaatttgCTCAccttgggaatcactgctctagTGAAATGAAATGGTATAATACTaatttcggtttttcatctacttaacattttttcaatttaataatttgaagaaaatgctAAGCGTGCAAACAATTGACGATGATTCTTTGGATCTTGGGATGTCACCGATACACGCATGGATGCATGTGTTTGACTGTTACATACACATTGGCTATCGTTTAGATCTAAAATGTTGAAGGAAGGCTTGTAGGAATGAACtgtgtaccgtaattcggggtaacattgatcagttttttggaaattttttaaaacaatcatttgaaaatgaaaatgttgcatgttttatatttttaaaaccagtactAGTACCCATCGCTCGTGACTacatactgcattttgtttacTGAAGAATGtaagtatgtttaaaaaaatgttttgagggattttttatttagctgatatggggtaacattgatcacccatgaaaaCAATGATCGGCAATATTGAAAATGtaattacttactaaaatcaaagtccctgaagccgaatatgaaagccaaactcttacaagtcatttactttttaagttatttcaaaattaaagacactttgaattgttgaataagcctaaaggtaggcaatttcctgaggaaattctgcattctttaTTGTAATTTGTGAACTATGCTTAACTGAACttatttatgaaagttttgacaacggaatcattTTCAGCGATGTTATTTTGAGTAACAATCGCTTTTcttttgctcatatcgttttcagaacccatgtgagacatgattcttttatTGTTTCATCCATAAACATGAATATCGTTGTttcgaaaatatgaaaaatttacgcataaacacaactcaattttcgcaaaaacttcaatgtttattagctcatgaataggAGTAAGAGAATcatcattcatgcattgaaaatatttcatcaataattgtagatttgaactttttacgaggagggtcattgcgatcaatgttaccccgctgatcaatgttgccccggattacggtaaactGTTCTACTGTTTACAAATACAAACAGTTTAAAACATATTCAGGTAACGAGAAACTATTTGAAGCAGCAAAATGACGAATAAAACTTGACTTCAATCACGATTTCATTTTTAAAAGTCATCGGGGCGACCAGCCGAGAAATCCCTGCTGATCAACGTGACGATTGGTGCCAATGATAACATTCTTGCCACCGGCGAGGATACTAAAGACTGTAGAATCTCTGTCACAACCGAGCGTGCGAGATTATTTCCGATCTTCGAGAAAACCGGTACCAACGAAGCCTTCTACTGGTCAAGGAGGCGCACAGTAGAAGCAGGACCCGTTCACCCAGGTATTCGAGGCGACCAGTCCAGGAATTCCCGCCGATCTGCGAGAGCCTTCTGCTGATCAACGAGGGTATCAGTAAAAGTAGACTTCGTTCGCTGGATAACAAGGCGTGCAGTAGATACGGCATATGTGTCCCGTGGTCAACAAGGTGTGGTCTGACAGTGTGGAATACCGGTCGATCTACCCCATGAGCTACTACTCGCCTGGAGCTGTGACACCCCGCATGAATGAGATACAGAGACTTATCCATCTAAGCGACCAAGTCACCCGCAAGGTCACCTACATTATCCGTAACGTGCTCTGACACGTCCAGCGTGAAAATGCCAAATCACATTGCGGCGACCGAAAATCAAATGGAGTCCAAGCAGCAAAGACGCCGTACGTTGCTGCAAAACCTGAGATCCTGTCGGAGTATAATCCGCAGCAACTCGTCAAGCCGTCCAGCGTACGCACGCTCGTCGAGTCTACAGCTAGCGAAGACCGATTTTCGGATAGGATCCGAAATTTTTACCTGTCGGACTCTGCTCAGAGAGAGTGCTCTAATCCGGCTTGCGTAGATGTGCTGAGTGGCACCTGCTCGAGCAGCCAAATCCCATGCTAGTGAAGTATCCTGACTTCCAAAGGCATCCAGGATTCATCGTCTGCCAGTACCCACCGAGGAGGTCCCCGAGTCATACAGGGCGGACTCACTCGAAGGCATCCCGACCGACGTCGAACCGAAGATAGCTCAAGAGAAGCAAGTATTCTCCGATTCGCCCAGAGTGGAGTCACCGAAACATACTTTGACGCCCAATATGCCAGCAATCAGGGCACATCAGCGAAGTGATTGCCTTGAACACCGTCAGGAGTCGGCTCGAGAGGAGGCCAGATACGGATTCATCGATCAATGGAGTGACATGTGCCGACCAAGTGGGACCCGCTACCGAAAAGCAGTCCGTGCATTCCAGCGAAAAGCAGTCATGCCATTCATACATTGAGACTGTGATGACTGCAACCATGGTGAATAAAGAGTCCACTTTGATTGAGCTCTCTGGCCAATCTAGTGTGGTTCAGCCCTTCCACACTGCGACTTCCGTCGACAAAATGGACTTCACCCCGAGAGTGTACAGCAGACTCAAGCAGTACGAAATGGTGCCAATGTATCCCGAAATGGTTATCAACGAGTCTCCTGCTGTCATGGATGTATCAGAGTCTGTTCAGGAGGAACGTTCTGATCAATCCTGTGTGACTTCCCGAGGAGACATCTGCTATACAACTGGACTTTGACCGTGAAGAGTGTTACCTGCCATCCAGTGAAGCTTTAAAGGAAGGCACTGTGGTTGATATTAACCAAAAGGAGCACGGCAGGCTGTCGTATGTAAGGCCATTGTGTGTTACGACAGCTACCAACTAATTCGAGTTCGCTCAGGATGAGCACTGCAGGCTGTTGTTTGTACAGCCAATGAGTGTTACAACAGCTTCCAACGAAATGGAGCTTGCTTAGGAGCAGCCCACCGACCAACGAGAGAACGTGAAGACATCACCAAGTCCACTGATGCTCTTCACTCATCCGAGATTTGATGTAGCGGCTCGTACTCGTCGAACCCGAAAGGAGTGCCCTAATTCGGAATATTGGGAGTTGAATGCTGACACTTCCAAATCTGATGAGTTCCTAGAAAGAAGTTGCAACGCCTCGGATGGGGTTCCAGATCACTATCAACCAAGGACAACAAGAAAATGGCTTATGCGAGACATCCGAGATCTGCAGCGCATACTCTATTGCCCAACCGGCTTGTCCTGTAGATCCTACGAGAGGAATGCCTCAGACTGCGCCTCCAAGAACCGATCAAGCAGTGGAGCAACGTGTTGATCGGACTGAGTCTGATGAACAGCGAGATGACTTCTTCCTAGCAGTTGAGTCCACCGCATGTGAGGAATAccaatctacgccgaatggataattcttctccactgggcacggtcctgagccaatcacttccagtcgccctgaacgtctcttcaactgcaaattgccaacgtgtgcgcggcctaccacgacaTTCCGacattcgtaccacgtgaccagcccaacgctgcctgccgtgttttataagcttgataatatccacttctttatatactttgtacaactcatgattcatgcaacgccgccagatgccattttcttgtttaccgccgagtattgtttgcagcactttacgctcaaaaactccaaacggtcgacctcttttaacgtccaggattcatggccgtatagagcaaccggaaggattAGTGTCCTATATAGCGTGAATTTtttttcgtctgcaggctacgggacttaaaCTGGTTacgcagctgcaagacgccttttcaccttgcggataacatcattatcgcaagtcattgaagtacgaagacacaaattcttccactacttcaaatttttcaccacccagcaccacttcactaccaacgtcacgattggaaccacgctgtctaaccagcgatcatgtactttgttttgctgatgttgacggtaagtccaatcctaGATGTCTTCCTTTTAAAAtgcacgaatgcctcttctacgaCTCGACGATCAgttccgattatatcgatatcgtccccaaaacccaggagcatattATGCGACCGGGTtacgatggtaccgcttctttgcacgcccgctctcctAATAGCTCCTTCGttagcaatgttgaacaaagtttcgaaagcgcatctctttgcttcaatccatctaaggttacgaaggaggttgaagtctcatccgcaaaccacacacttgatttcgatccatccaacgttgcacgaatcagtctaatcagtttcgccggaaaaccgtaTTCTATCAatatctgccataactcattgctctttactgaatcgtacgccaccttgaaatcatttgaacagatggtgagtctgcaagttgtattcccggaacttatcaaggctttgtcgcaaggtaaacatttgatccgtcgttgatcggccctcacgaaaaccagcttggtattcgccaacgaaggactcctccagcaGTCTCAATCTGTTAAACAGAACAcgagacattattttgtacgccgaattgaggagcgttattcctcggtaattggcgcacttcAATCTGTGTCCCTTCTTATACAAAGAAAAGATGAGGCCCTCTCCGATGCACTGAAGATCCgaggtttcgacatcgtagcgctgcaggaggtgtgctggacaggttcgatggtgcga includes these proteins:
- the LOC110681361 gene encoding uncharacterized protein LOC110681361, which codes for MDLIETLSRYYVFRYKINSAVQFYHEMVEKIDKYNAIIGANMFKSKSIVLTFPFALAVCMHCIYVYLFTSSMYYYRDDIEKILINVTTIGFSIQMLAKLYTFLYGRQNMVELHKLNLIYFENNHVGSETVKKALFKNAKFTYVVLQLVVIYLFTLLILMTAPFLLYSVISSKRLLPFVFEWSHSENWIAYSVNIVIQAICFFYVVVGTYSTDATFIVYLLTGCGQIDAIGAMLQDLNTMIEDGASEQQITEQITRIVKLHQHLMLYMSDLESKFSGYFLTTLGVLSFIMIVSMCALILINWATGLLLVLIATCQLLFVCSLGTYWQIKCDKLLVDVWSLQWYRLSVRNQKSFLLLLNGAQAPLNLTAIFTPLDMSAYLSIHRTLYSICMLLIQFTE